From one Dryobates pubescens isolate bDryPub1 chromosome 2, bDryPub1.pri, whole genome shotgun sequence genomic stretch:
- the RAB23 gene encoding ras-related protein Rab-23, translated as MLEEDMEVAIKVVVVGNGAVGKSSMIQRYCKGIFTKDYKKTIGVDFLERQIQVNDEDVRLMLWDTAGQEEFDAITKAYYRGAQACVLVFSTTDRESFKAIPSWKEKVVAEVGDVPTVLVQNKIDLLDDSCIKNEEAEALAKKLRLRFYRVSVKEDLNVTEVFKYLADKYLQKLKQQTAEDPEVIHASSNKIGVFSTAGGSHSSQNSSTLNGDIINLRPNKQRTKKNRSPFSNCSIP; from the exons ATGTTGGAAGAGGATATGGAGGTGGCCATCAAGGTGGTGGTAGTGGGAAATGGAGCTGTGGGAAAATCCAGCATGATTCAGCGGTACTGCAAGGGCATCTTTACAAAAGACTACAAGAAAACCATTGGTGTGGATTTCCTGGAAAGACAGATCCA AGTTAACGATGAAGATGTCAGGCTGATGCTGTGGGACACTGCGGGCCAGGAAGAATTTGATGCAATAACTAAGGCCTACTACAGAG GAGCCCAGGCTTGTGTTCTTGTGTTCTCTACAACTGACAGAGAGTCCTTCAAAGCAATCCCTTCCTGGAAGGAAAAAGTTGTGGCTGAAGTTGGAGATGTTCCCACAGTTCTTGTGCAGAATAAGATTGATCTCCTCGATGACTCTTGCATAAAGAA cGAAGAGGCAGAAGCCCTGGCAAAGAAGCTGAGGCTGAGGTTCTACCGGGTGTCAGTGAAGGAGGACCTCAACGTCACTGAAG TTTTTAAGTATCTGGCAGATAAGTACCTTCAAAAGCTGAAGCAGCAAACAGCTGAGGATCCAGAAGTCATCCATGCAAGCAGTAACAAAATAG GTGTTTTTAGTACAGCTGGTGGAAGTCACTCCAGCCAGAACTCTAGCACTCTTAATGGTGACATCATCAACCTCAGACCGAACAAACAGAGGAccaagaaaaacagaagtcCTTTTAGCAACTGCAGCATACCTTAG